A part of Streptomyces sp. DSM 40750 genomic DNA contains:
- the ssd gene encoding septum site-determining protein Ssd yields MAGAITDDRASAAEGRQGRPLIVTEDVELLDDLLRLCAAAGARPEVHHGVPEGRGRWETAPLVLVGDDAARRLRGAARRRGVVLVGKDQDDSGVWQRAVEIGADHVLMLPDGEQWLVDRIADVAEGVGRPALTVGVIGGRGGAGASTLACALAVTSAREGRRTLLVDADPLGGGLDVLLGGESAEGLRWPAFAASRGRVGGGALEESLPELHSLRVLSWDRGDAVAVPPQAVRAVLAAGRRRGGAVVVDLPRRIDEGVAEALAQIDLGLLVVPAELRAVAAASRVASAFGMVLRDLRVAVRGPYAPGLDDHEIARLLGLPLAGEVPAEAGLPDGGKPPGGIPRGPLARFCEGFWERVAVGDEHG; encoded by the coding sequence GTGGCGGGAGCCATCACCGACGACCGGGCGTCCGCCGCCGAGGGGCGGCAGGGCAGGCCGTTGATCGTCACCGAGGACGTGGAACTGCTGGACGACCTGCTGCGCCTGTGCGCGGCCGCGGGCGCCAGGCCGGAGGTCCACCACGGGGTGCCGGAGGGCCGGGGCCGGTGGGAGACTGCGCCGCTCGTGCTCGTCGGTGACGACGCGGCGCGGCGGCTGCGCGGGGCCGCGCGCAGACGAGGAGTGGTGCTCGTCGGCAAGGACCAGGACGACTCCGGGGTCTGGCAGCGGGCCGTGGAGATCGGCGCGGACCACGTCCTGATGCTGCCGGACGGCGAACAGTGGCTCGTCGACCGCATCGCCGACGTGGCCGAAGGGGTCGGCAGGCCCGCGCTCACCGTCGGAGTGATCGGCGGCCGTGGCGGCGCCGGCGCGTCCACACTGGCCTGTGCGCTCGCCGTCACCTCCGCGCGCGAGGGCAGGCGCACGCTCCTCGTGGACGCCGATCCACTGGGCGGCGGCCTCGACGTGCTCCTCGGCGGGGAGAGCGCCGAGGGACTGCGCTGGCCGGCCTTCGCCGCCTCGCGCGGCCGGGTCGGCGGAGGAGCCCTGGAGGAGTCGCTGCCCGAACTGCATTCCCTGCGCGTCCTCAGCTGGGACCGCGGCGACGCCGTCGCAGTCCCGCCCCAGGCGGTGCGCGCGGTCCTCGCCGCGGGCCGGCGGCGAGGGGGCGCGGTCGTCGTCGACCTGCCGCGCCGCATCGACGAGGGCGTCGCCGAGGCCCTCGCCCAGATCGATCTGGGCCTCCTGGTCGTTCCCGCCGAGCTGCGCGCGGTAGCCGCCGCCTCACGGGTCGCTTCCGCCTTCGGGATGGTCCTCCGTGACCTCCGCGTCGCGGTCCGGGGGCCGTATGCGCCGGGCCTCGACGACCACGAGATCGCCCGCCTCCTCGGCCTTCCCCTCGCCGGCGAAGTACCCGCCGAGGCCGGACTGCCGGACGGCGGCAAACCCCCGGGAGGCATCCCACGCGGGCCACTCGCGCGCTTCTGCGAGGGCTTCTGGGAGCGGGTGGCGGTCGGGGATGAGCACGGATGA
- a CDS encoding TadA family conjugal transfer-associated ATPase yields the protein MNAMPDDGLLDGVRQWLVASGAEPTPARVAQALRERGRVLGDAEVLGAAERLRSELVGSGPLEPLLADPSVTDVLVSAPDRVWVDRGGGLELTGVSFPDAAAVRRLAQRLAAVAGRRLDDARPWVDARLPDGTRLHAVLPPVAVGSTCLSLRVVRPRAFTLAELASAGTVPPGGGRVLRALIRSRLSYVISGGTGTGKTTLLSALLGLVDPGERIVLAEDSAELRPDHPHVVRLEGRPANQEGVGLVELQDLVRQALRMRPDRLVVGEVRGPEVVSLLAALNTGHEGGCGTLHANAAGQVPARLEALGTAAGLDRAALHSQLAAALSVILHLVRDRDGRRRIAEVHVLERDESGLVVTVPALRWGMEAFVYERGWERLRGLLRDGLHGRGDGLPERVEDGGEGLRDRPPGGGPGESGDRRPVGSGNGLSAGPGGGLLEGSERW from the coding sequence ATGAACGCCATGCCCGACGACGGGCTGTTGGACGGGGTCCGGCAGTGGCTCGTCGCGAGCGGGGCCGAGCCGACGCCCGCGCGCGTCGCGCAGGCGTTGCGGGAGCGGGGACGGGTGCTCGGGGACGCCGAGGTGCTCGGAGCGGCCGAGCGGCTGCGGTCGGAGTTGGTGGGGAGCGGGCCGTTGGAGCCGCTGCTCGCCGATCCGTCGGTCACCGATGTGCTGGTGTCGGCCCCGGACCGGGTGTGGGTGGACCGGGGCGGCGGCCTGGAGCTGACCGGGGTCTCCTTCCCGGACGCGGCGGCCGTACGACGGCTCGCGCAGCGCCTGGCGGCCGTCGCCGGACGCCGACTGGATGATGCCCGGCCGTGGGTGGACGCCCGGCTCCCGGACGGCACCCGACTCCACGCGGTGCTGCCACCGGTGGCCGTCGGCTCCACCTGCCTGTCCCTGCGGGTCGTACGGCCCCGGGCCTTCACCCTCGCCGAGCTGGCGTCGGCGGGCACGGTGCCGCCCGGCGGCGGCCGGGTCCTGCGGGCCCTGATCCGCTCCCGGTTGTCGTACGTCATCAGCGGCGGGACCGGGACCGGCAAGACCACGCTCCTGAGCGCGCTGCTCGGCCTGGTCGACCCCGGCGAGCGGATCGTGCTGGCCGAGGACTCGGCGGAGCTGCGGCCCGACCATCCGCATGTGGTGCGGCTGGAGGGCAGGCCGGCCAACCAGGAGGGCGTGGGCCTCGTCGAACTCCAGGACCTGGTCCGGCAGGCGCTGCGGATGCGCCCCGACCGGTTGGTGGTCGGTGAGGTACGGGGCCCCGAGGTCGTGTCCCTGCTGGCCGCGCTGAACACCGGCCACGAGGGTGGCTGCGGGACCTTGCACGCCAATGCCGCGGGACAGGTACCGGCCCGTCTGGAGGCCCTCGGCACGGCCGCGGGGCTCGACCGGGCGGCGCTGCACAGCCAGTTGGCGGCCGCGCTGTCGGTGATCCTGCACCTCGTGCGGGACCGGGACGGCCGGCGGCGGATCGCCGAGGTGCATGTGCTGGAGCGCGACGAGTCGGGGCTGGTGGTGACCGTGCCCGCGCTGCGCTGGGGCATGGAGGCGTTCGTGTACGAGCGGGGCTGGGAGCGGCTGCGGGGGTTGCTCCGGGATGGGCTGCACGGCCGGGGTGACGGGCTCCCGGAGCGGGTTGAGGACGGCGGCGAGGGGCTTCGGGACCGGCCTCCGGGAGGAGGGCCGGGCGAGTCGGGAGACAGGCGGCCGGTCGGGTCAGGGAACGGGCTGTCGGCCGGTCCTGGCGGCGGCCTGCTGGAAGGGAGTGAGCGGTGGTGA
- a CDS encoding type II secretion system F family protein: MVTGVGEMSVGVVAVTCAGAAAWMSGDGRGAGVRRARSLLAGGGAVRPPAWERVVGRVRRLGAEWWAPVAGVVIAVLGASVLPVLAGAAGVPLLRRVRRAAEERRDRERRGDAVVALCAALAGEVRAGRQPGEALARAARDSGGLGEAQAVVLAAARFGGDVPGALADAARLPGADGLLGLAACWRVAVDRGAGLAAGLDRLEGALRAERDQRADLRAQSAGARSTAVMLAVLPVLGLLLGTALGADPLHVVLHSTAGLGCLIVGAALEGTGLWWALRIVRGAEAV; encoded by the coding sequence GTGGTGACAGGGGTTGGAGAGATGTCGGTCGGGGTGGTGGCCGTGACGTGTGCTGGGGCGGCGGCCTGGATGTCGGGGGATGGGCGCGGGGCCGGGGTTCGGCGGGCGCGGTCGCTGTTGGCGGGCGGCGGGGCGGTGAGACCGCCGGCCTGGGAACGGGTGGTCGGCCGGGTACGTCGGCTGGGGGCGGAGTGGTGGGCGCCGGTGGCCGGGGTGGTGATCGCTGTGCTGGGGGCCTCGGTGCTGCCGGTTCTCGCGGGGGCGGCCGGGGTGCCGCTGCTGAGGAGGGTGCGGCGGGCGGCGGAGGAGCGCCGGGACCGGGAGCGGCGGGGCGATGCCGTGGTCGCGCTGTGTGCGGCGCTCGCCGGGGAGGTGCGGGCCGGGCGGCAGCCGGGTGAGGCGTTGGCGCGGGCCGCGCGGGACTCGGGCGGGCTGGGCGAAGCACAGGCCGTGGTGCTGGCGGCGGCCCGGTTCGGCGGGGACGTTCCGGGAGCGCTCGCCGACGCGGCCCGGCTGCCGGGTGCCGACGGGCTGCTGGGGCTCGCCGCGTGCTGGCGGGTGGCCGTGGACCGGGGCGCGGGCCTCGCGGCCGGGCTCGACCGCCTGGAGGGCGCCCTGCGCGCCGAGCGGGATCAGCGGGCCGACCTGCGCGCCCAGTCGGCCGGTGCCCGGTCGACGGCGGTGATGCTCGCCGTTCTCCCGGTACTGGGCCTCCTGCTGGGTACCGCGCTCGGTGCCGACCCGCTGCACGTCGTGCTGCACAGCACGGCCGGGCTGGGCTGTCTGATCGTCGGCGCGGCGCTGGAGGGCACCGGCCTGTGGTGGGCGTTGCGGATCGTGCGGGGAGCTGAGGCCGTGTGA
- a CDS encoding type II secretion system F family protein — MSGEVVHRLGVAVCVVVGLWWPARSFDTARRERRLRARLATVLAAVAEPPRRSLVPRGAVRRWLPVAGAVCAGWVLVGGLLGLLLGLTAGVGVWQWLRRARARCAGGDPAEAYDAAGAARQLPLAADLLAACITAGASPVVAAQAVGEALGGPVGERLARGAAEARLGGEPAEAWRALAALPGAGALARLLERADDSGVPAAAPVARLAAEARAEWGRSATERARRAAVMVTAPVGLCFLPAFIAVGVLPVVIGLADGLLGGGGG, encoded by the coding sequence GTGAGCGGGGAAGTTGTCCACAGGCTTGGGGTGGCCGTCTGCGTGGTCGTGGGACTGTGGTGGCCGGCCCGGTCGTTCGACACCGCGCGACGCGAACGGCGGCTGCGCGCCCGGCTGGCCACGGTGCTCGCCGCCGTGGCCGAGCCGCCCCGGCGGAGCCTCGTGCCACGAGGTGCCGTACGGCGATGGCTGCCCGTCGCCGGGGCGGTCTGTGCCGGGTGGGTGCTCGTCGGCGGCCTCTTGGGGCTGCTGCTGGGGCTGACTGCGGGAGTCGGGGTCTGGCAGTGGCTGCGGAGGGCGAGGGCGCGGTGCGCGGGCGGTGACCCGGCAGAGGCGTACGACGCCGCGGGAGCCGCACGCCAACTGCCGCTCGCCGCCGATCTGCTGGCCGCCTGCATCACGGCCGGGGCGAGCCCCGTGGTGGCCGCCCAGGCCGTGGGCGAGGCCCTGGGCGGGCCCGTGGGTGAGCGGCTGGCCAGAGGCGCGGCCGAGGCGCGGCTCGGGGGCGAACCGGCCGAGGCGTGGCGCGCGTTGGCCGCCCTTCCCGGGGCCGGCGCTCTGGCACGACTTCTGGAGCGCGCCGACGACTCCGGCGTACCGGCCGCCGCCCCGGTCGCCCGCCTCGCCGCCGAGGCCCGCGCCGAGTGGGGCCGCTCGGCGACGGAACGCGCCCGCCGGGCCGCCGTGATGGTCACCGCGCCGGTGGGGCTGTGCTTCCTGCCCGCCTTCATCGCGGTGGGGGTGCTGCCGGTGGTGATCGGGCTGGCGGACGGATTGCTGGGAGGGGGTGGGGGATGA
- a CDS encoding DUF4244 domain-containing protein, whose product MCRVRAARRDAGMVTSEYAVGIIAAVAFAAVLYKVVTSGQVQAELQQIVGRALNGGK is encoded by the coding sequence ATGTGCCGGGTGCGGGCGGCGCGGAGGGACGCGGGGATGGTGACGTCCGAGTACGCGGTCGGGATCATCGCGGCGGTGGCCTTCGCCGCGGTGCTCTACAAGGTGGTGACCAGCGGGCAGGTCCAGGCGGAGCTGCAGCAGATCGTCGGGCGGGCCCTCAATGGCGGGAAGTGA
- a CDS encoding TadE family type IV pilus minor pilin, which translates to MAGSEPRRRRRALGGDQGFVTAEAAMVLPVMVLFATALVWALFAACAQIQVVDAARAGARAAARQDPSAAVVAAARRAAPDGAEVSVGREGDFVRVVVTTRAPGPDGLGLDLRHEAVALAEETVGAATTEGVGIG; encoded by the coding sequence ATGGCGGGAAGTGAGCCACGTCGGCGCCGCCGGGCCCTGGGAGGCGATCAAGGGTTCGTGACGGCCGAGGCGGCCATGGTCCTGCCCGTGATGGTGCTGTTCGCGACGGCGCTGGTGTGGGCCCTGTTCGCCGCCTGCGCACAGATCCAGGTTGTGGACGCCGCCCGGGCCGGGGCTCGGGCAGCAGCCCGGCAGGACCCGTCGGCCGCCGTCGTGGCGGCGGCCCGGAGGGCGGCGCCGGACGGGGCGGAGGTGAGCGTGGGCCGGGAGGGCGACTTCGTACGTGTCGTGGTCACGACCCGGGCGCCGGGGCCGGACGGGCTGGGCCTCGACCTCAGGCATGAGGCGGTGGCGCTGGCGGAGGAGACGGTTGGGGCGGCCACGACTGAGGGGGTGGGGATCGGGTGA
- a CDS encoding Rv3654c family TadE-like protein, which produces MSPFSESGRRSRVARWARSARWTGSVRSARWVRWVRWVRSVRSDRGSATVWAVGAIAVLCAVFGAVLVLGQAVVIRHQASATADLAALAAADHWMRGAEGACATAERVARAQSGRLVHCEVEGEISDVTAASGMGPLTAEARARAGPPGPAAPASG; this is translated from the coding sequence GTGAGCCCGTTCTCGGAGTCTGGCCGACGGTCACGGGTCGCCCGCTGGGCCCGCTCAGCTCGCTGGACCGGCTCGGTCCGCTCAGCCCGCTGGGTCCGCTGGGTCCGCTGGGTCCGCTCGGTCCGCTCGGACAGGGGATCCGCGACCGTCTGGGCCGTGGGTGCGATCGCCGTGCTCTGTGCTGTGTTCGGTGCCGTTCTCGTTCTGGGGCAGGCCGTGGTGATTCGGCATCAGGCCTCCGCCACGGCTGACCTCGCGGCCCTCGCCGCCGCCGACCACTGGATGAGAGGCGCCGAGGGGGCCTGCGCCACGGCCGAACGAGTGGCACGGGCCCAGAGCGGCCGACTCGTGCACTGCGAGGTCGAGGGAGAGATCTCGGACGTCACGGCGGCCTCGGGCATGGGCCCACTCACCGCCGAGGCCAGGGCGAGAGCGGGCCCACCGGGTCCGGCAGCCCCGGCATCGGGCTAG
- a CDS encoding DEAD/DEAH box helicase translates to MAFNHLPAGVHDALAPLSVTPVTHSMPMAKNHRSDRSSTDTAPSPSPGTVLDRLASGPSRASRITHTEHVPPRAGRHAVWPDRIRSEVVAAVQAAGIEHPWAHQARVAEHALDGESVVVATGTASGKSLAYLVPVLSRLLDGAEAPNGRGATTLYLAPTKALAADQCRSVKELSQPLGNAVRPAVYDGDTPVEEREWVRQYANYVLTNPDMLHRGILPSHPRWSSFLRALKYVVIDECHTYRGVFGSHVAQVLRRLRRLCARYGAEPVFLLASATAAEPSAAAGRLTGVPVTEVADDASPRGELVFALWEPPLTELHGEKGAPVRRTATAETADLLTDLVLQDVRSVAFVRSRRGAELISVIAQERLAEVDRSLARRVAAYRGGYLPEERRALERALHSGELLGLAATTALELGVDISGLDAVLIAGYPGTRASLWQQAGRAGRSGQGALAVLVARDDPLDTFLVHHPEALFDQPVESTVLDPDNPYVLAPHLCAAAAELPLTEEDLDLFGPACEDLLPQLEAAKLLRRRARAWHWTRRERAADLTDIRGQGGRPVQVVETGTGRLLGTVDAGAAHTTVHEGAVHLHQGRTYLVRELDLEDSVALVEQADPPYSTVARDTTSISVLETDTEVPWGDGRLCYGSVEVTNQVVSFLRRRLITGEVLGETKLDLPPRTLRTRAVWWTVTEDQLDAARINPEILGGALHAAEHASIGMLPLFATCDRWDIGGVSVPLHPDTLLPTVFVYDGHPGGAGFAERAFHTARAWLTATRQAIASCECDAGCPSCIQSPKCGNGNDPLHKRGAVRLLTELLRAAPDAPRENLVP, encoded by the coding sequence ATGGCATTCAATCACTTACCGGCAGGCGTGCACGACGCCTTGGCTCCATTGTCCGTCACGCCGGTGACACACTCGATGCCGATGGCCAAGAATCACCGATCCGATCGATCCTCGACGGACACCGCCCCCAGCCCCTCGCCGGGCACGGTCCTGGACCGGCTCGCCTCGGGTCCGAGCCGGGCTTCGCGCATCACTCATACGGAGCATGTGCCCCCGCGCGCGGGCCGCCATGCCGTCTGGCCCGACCGGATCCGCTCGGAAGTCGTCGCCGCCGTGCAGGCCGCGGGAATCGAACATCCCTGGGCCCACCAGGCACGCGTCGCCGAGCACGCGTTGGACGGCGAGTCGGTCGTCGTCGCCACGGGCACCGCCTCCGGCAAGTCGCTGGCCTACCTCGTACCGGTCCTGTCGCGCCTTCTGGACGGCGCCGAGGCCCCCAACGGTCGCGGGGCGACCACCCTCTACCTGGCCCCCACCAAGGCCCTCGCGGCGGATCAGTGCCGATCCGTGAAGGAACTTTCACAACCTCTCGGAAACGCTGTGCGCCCGGCCGTGTACGACGGCGACACGCCCGTCGAAGAACGCGAGTGGGTACGCCAGTACGCCAATTACGTCCTCACCAACCCCGACATGCTGCACCGCGGGATCCTGCCCTCCCACCCCCGCTGGTCCTCCTTCCTGCGCGCCCTCAAGTACGTGGTCATCGACGAGTGCCACACCTACCGCGGCGTCTTCGGCTCCCACGTCGCCCAGGTGCTGCGCCGCCTCCGCCGTCTGTGCGCCCGCTACGGCGCCGAACCCGTCTTCCTGCTGGCCTCCGCGACCGCCGCCGAGCCCTCGGCCGCAGCAGGCCGCCTCACCGGCGTTCCGGTCACCGAGGTCGCGGACGACGCCTCACCCCGGGGTGAACTGGTGTTCGCCCTCTGGGAGCCCCCGCTCACGGAACTCCACGGCGAGAAGGGCGCGCCCGTGCGGCGTACGGCGACCGCCGAGACAGCCGATCTTCTGACCGACCTGGTCCTGCAAGATGTGCGTTCGGTCGCCTTCGTACGCTCCCGGCGCGGCGCCGAGCTGATCTCGGTGATCGCCCAGGAACGCCTCGCCGAGGTCGACCGCTCCCTGGCCCGCCGTGTGGCTGCCTACCGCGGCGGCTACCTCCCCGAGGAACGCCGTGCCCTCGAACGCGCCCTCCACTCCGGCGAACTCCTCGGCCTCGCCGCCACCACCGCCCTCGAACTCGGCGTCGACATTTCCGGCCTGGACGCCGTCCTCATCGCCGGCTACCCGGGCACCCGCGCCTCCCTGTGGCAGCAGGCCGGCCGCGCCGGACGCTCCGGCCAAGGCGCCCTGGCCGTCCTCGTGGCCCGTGACGACCCGCTGGACACCTTCCTGGTCCACCACCCCGAGGCCCTGTTCGACCAACCGGTGGAATCGACCGTCCTCGACCCCGACAACCCGTACGTCCTCGCCCCGCACCTCTGCGCGGCCGCCGCGGAACTGCCCCTGACGGAGGAGGACCTCGACCTGTTCGGCCCGGCGTGCGAGGATTTGCTGCCGCAGCTGGAGGCCGCGAAACTGCTTCGCCGCCGGGCCAGGGCCTGGCACTGGACGCGCCGCGAACGGGCCGCCGACCTCACCGACATCCGGGGCCAGGGAGGCCGCCCCGTCCAGGTCGTCGAGACCGGTACGGGCCGACTCCTCGGCACAGTCGACGCCGGCGCCGCCCACACCACCGTCCACGAGGGCGCGGTCCATCTGCACCAGGGCCGTACGTATCTGGTGCGCGAACTGGACCTGGAGGACTCCGTCGCCCTCGTCGAACAGGCCGACCCGCCCTATTCGACGGTCGCCCGCGACACCACCTCCATCTCCGTCCTGGAGACCGACACCGAAGTCCCCTGGGGCGACGGCCGGTTGTGCTACGGCTCCGTCGAAGTCACCAACCAGGTCGTCTCCTTCCTCCGTCGACGCCTCATCACCGGCGAAGTGCTGGGTGAGACCAAACTCGACCTCCCTCCTCGTACGCTGCGCACCCGCGCCGTCTGGTGGACCGTCACCGAGGACCAGCTGGACGCGGCCCGGATCAACCCCGAGATCCTCGGCGGCGCCCTGCACGCCGCCGAGCACGCCTCGATCGGCATGCTGCCCCTCTTCGCGACCTGCGACCGCTGGGACATCGGCGGCGTCTCCGTCCCGCTCCACCCAGACACGCTCCTGCCGACCGTCTTCGTCTACGACGGCCACCCCGGCGGCGCGGGCTTCGCCGAGCGCGCCTTCCACACCGCCCGTGCCTGGCTCACCGCCACCCGCCAGGCGATCGCCTCCTGCGAGTGCGACGCCGGGTGCCCGTCCTGCATCCAGTCCCCCAAGTGCGGCAACGGCAACGACCCGTTGCACAAGCGGGGGGCCGTACGGCTGCTGACCGAGCTTTTGCGCGCCGCGCCGGACGCTCCGCGGGAGAACCTGGTGCCTTAA
- the bldG gene encoding anti-sigma factor antagonist BldG has protein sequence MDLSLSTRTVGDRTVVEVGGEIDVYTAPKLREQLVELVNDGSFHLVVDMEGVDFLDSTGLGVLVGGLKRVRAHEGSLRLVCNQERILKIFRITGLTKVFPIHTSVDEAVAATD, from the coding sequence GTGGACCTGTCCCTGTCGACCCGTACCGTCGGCGATCGTACGGTCGTCGAGGTCGGTGGCGAAATCGACGTTTATACCGCGCCCAAGCTGCGTGAGCAGCTGGTCGAGCTGGTCAACGACGGGAGTTTCCACCTCGTCGTCGACATGGAGGGCGTCGACTTCCTCGACTCCACCGGGCTCGGCGTACTGGTGGGCGGCCTGAAGCGAGTACGGGCCCACGAGGGCTCGCTGCGCCTGGTGTGCAACCAGGAGCGGATTTTGAAGATCTTCCGCATCACCGGTCTGACCAAGGTGTTCCCGATTCACACCTCGGTCGACGAAGCGGTGGCGGCCACCGACTGA
- a CDS encoding ATP-binding protein → MATVELRFSALPEHVRTARLVAAAVARRAGVDEAVLDEVRLAVGEACTRAVGLHQSSGISAPVRVSLIEEEKQFSIEVGDEAPHAVPGDKSSGAGGDADVDIEEDDMGLAVISGLVDDVEVSAGENGGLIRMTWPTTLPIAVLP, encoded by the coding sequence ATGGCCACCGTTGAACTCCGCTTCAGCGCGCTGCCCGAGCACGTCCGGACCGCCCGACTGGTGGCGGCAGCGGTGGCGCGCAGGGCCGGAGTGGACGAGGCCGTCCTCGACGAGGTCAGGTTGGCCGTCGGCGAGGCGTGCACCCGTGCCGTCGGACTGCATCAGAGCAGTGGCATCTCGGCGCCGGTGCGGGTGTCGCTGATCGAGGAGGAGAAGCAGTTTTCCATCGAGGTCGGCGACGAGGCGCCGCACGCCGTCCCCGGTGACAAGTCATCGGGTGCCGGCGGCGACGCGGATGTCGACATCGAGGAGGACGACATGGGCCTTGCGGTCATCAGTGGCCTCGTCGACGACGTCGAGGTCTCGGCCGGGGAGAACGGCGGACTGATCCGCATGACCTGGCCGACGACGCTGCCGATCGCTGTTCTGCCCTGA